The DNA region TCCCAGGTCTTCCTCTCATTCCTGTTATACCAACTGTTGTAACTTTATAAAATACCTCTGCAAAATGACATCATGCCACAGAAAACAGACTAATGAGGGGATGGAAGCACAGGCTCACTTTTCAGTGGCTAGGCTGGCTCTGATCACCTGGATATAGTTAAGACAAATCACACTGAGCTGTTCTGCTTTGCAGAGGCTGAATTTCTTGCTGTGTTACTGTGTTTTTATCTGAGATCTTGTTAAAACTGTTGTCCATTTCTCCTGCCTTTAGATCTTTTGCTTTCCTTAAATGCTAAAACTCCAACTGTGACCCCTCAGAGAAACTGATTCACTTCATCAAATGGATCCTGTAACTTTGATGtagaagcttttattaaaaggatCCGACATAAAGGAGACAAGGAAATGTTTTTGGCTGGTCAGAAATGCATTGCGAAAGAAAGGGAAATGGATATTAGAAAATAAGCAAAGTAAAATATCCACACTTATTTAATAGAAGCAATTGAATGTTCTCTGGGTTTTTGCAATATGATGTTATAAGGTAAAACAAGTAAACATTATAgcaataaaacttaaaacattgCAGTGTTTAAGTGGCACAATGAAAATCATTAGAAGTCAGAACGGGTAGAAACTAAGCTACCAACAACATCCTTTAAGTTTTATAATATAAAGCGTAAAATAAAGTGCAACATATTATGCTATGGATTTAATCTggaaagcaggaagagaaaataCTAATTATGTGCAATGGGCTGTGTTAACTTTGCTGCTATACCATGAAATGTAGCATTTTCTGCCTTTATGAATTTAACTGCAGATTGAATgttgcattagctcttttttcACTTAATTGTTTAGTTTAAAAGCATTCTTCACTGAGGTGAATTGAGCAGAAAAAATGGAGTGAATTCCACTATTCATGGTAGTTTAACAGGGCAGCAGCACATCATCGAATCGTataaatgtaggactggaagggaggacttcagtaggtcatctagtccagtcccctgcactcaaggcaggactaagcaataactagaccattcctgacaggtggtTTGTTTAACCTGTCCttagaaacctccagtgatggagattccgcagCCTCTCAAGTTtccccacatctttcctgaaatgtgtcacccagaattggacacaatactccaactgaggccttatCAGAGTAGAATGgtagaattactacttgtgtcttgcttacaatggtcctgctgatacatcccagaatgatgatggctttttttttgtaagtgttacgctgttgactcatatttagcttgtgatccactgtaatccccagatcccttttcatAGTATTCCTTTCTTGTACTTCCCTTTCTGCATTACTTCCATCAGTTTTAGTCCAATACCCATTCATTCACACATGAAAAAGTTAGCCCATTAACTTTGTAATAACATAGAATTTGAAGGTTATTGCAGAAAACCAGCCAAAATGAGTGATGCTCTAAAATCAAAGgtgcttctgggtttttttccccatgtggaTTTTCTCTTGTCACTAATGTTAAAgcaaaggattttttgttttggggaggaGTTTGCTGTGTGTTTCAATGCTATTTACAATCTCACTTATTTAAATGATCCAAATGACAAACAAAGGGTATGCCTACCCAGCAAATAGAGGTGATTGTAACATCAGTAGGCATACCAGTGCTTATTCTAGCTAGCgtggataaaaatagcagtgaagacatggtggCATGGTCTTCAGCATGGGCTAGGAACCTGATTAGATACCAAAGATCCCTGGTAGGCTTGTATTGGGACAGCTAGTCTGGGCTGAAACCAATGCTGCCACATCTTCACTACTATTGTTATCCATCATAGCTAGATTAAAGATAACACAAATATAGCTATtcatgctacaatcacaccttcatttgCTGTGTAGGTGTATATCCTAACAGCTTCTGCTCTTACTCAGACTCAGCAAGTTTAAGCAGGGAAGCCACTGACATCAAGTCatttctcaatcttctttttgataaactaaacagattgagctctttaagtcccGAGATAGAGACTTTAGTAAGACAGAGAAGAGTGGTTGAGAGGAGCAGTGATCTGATACAGAACTGGTTCTACTGGCCACATGAGACTAaagatattgggccagattctcatcagTAAATGATGGAGTAAGTTCAACCCATGTGACTAAGGgcatgcaggatcagacccttggcTAGAAAATAAATCTGTAATAAATACTCTAGTCATATCTGTGgtaatacattatttttcagAGAAATTTGCAGAAATATAGTACTTGGGCATTTTTACAATATTGCCATCATGGGGAATGGTGCTGGCATGTCTCTCAATGGCAACAGACATTTTGCTGATACAAACAACTGTTAAATTAACCAAATAAAATAGAACTTACAACCTTCACCTTTGAAAGTATCTTGCTGTGGCCATTAACATAGTGAGAGGCGGTTTCTGGAACCGGTCCTGCATTTGTAACAAAGCCAAAATgttccactgactgcaatgggcaTTATTTGtatgagtaaggactgcaggactgggcaCCCTATAGGATCAGTCTCTCCAGAGTGTAGCCTCCTGCCTGAATGTTGTTCCCATTAGTGACTTACCCCTCTTGGCACTTGGATGTAGTAATTGGGATAGCCATTAAGTTGtattgcagttttcctttaagaaaGAGTGAAGTCATTTTTAAGTTAGAGGAGTGCAAAAATCCCATGCAACTGGTAAACATCTATATATAGTAGCACACTTTTAAGTTAAAAACATCCAAGGAAGATTTTTGGTGtatgggaaaaaaatgttaaaaacaaatccCCAAATTTGCTTGCTGCTGAGATTTTTGCCAAGTGAATATTTATGTCCAAGTTATAAACTTCTGAAAGATGGGGCGTATAACGGAAATATTGAAGTAGTCTTAAGCAATGCAGTGCTATGCACTGACATATTGTATGGGGTCAGCCCtgtttctactgaagtcagtggcaagccTCTTTTTGACTTGAATGGGAAGATGCCCAGGCCCTGTATGTCATTTTTCATGCCTTAGTGGGAGTTTTCATACTGTGTCTAGAGATGATCTCATGATCCCTGTTGTCCATGACTGCTGGCAAGGTTTTCTAGCAGTTGGTTAGCTAGCTCAGACATCAGTGCTGGCCAAGTTACCTGGAATACTCACGTCATCACAAGATTTACAGGTTCTGAAATGCAGTGGAAATATGGTGATAGAGAAAACCTAGCAAATGCTAGCTGTAGAAATGAATGGAAAACTTGCTTTCACACAGAAACCAAGGAAAATATATTCTGCATGTCCTTTTAGATTACAGATGGATAATATTGAAAGTGAGTTACTTATTCTATGTCTGAATAAAAGTGAATCTAGGACTCCCAATCTTCCCTTCTATAATTATAGGGCGAGAGGAAGGATACCAATCAGCTGTTACCCAAAGTAACCACTCAATGTCCCCATAGTGCTACAAAAATGCAGCACAAGTAGTATTTTTCTACCTGTAGAAAATATCCAGGAAGACCTTTTATGACAGGTGGTTTGACACAACTGTAGTTGATACCATCAAGAAATTCACAGAATTCCATCACATTTCTATGCCTGCTCCAGCCACTTAATAGGACCATAAGTCTGCAGAACATGCATAGAATATGTAACAGAGATCTGTAGTTTGAATCACAGAGGAGAATTTGATACTTAATCCACCCTACTATTCTTAGCTCTAGGGTGGGGAAAATCCTGAGATGGAAATCTGTTTCCTCCCAATTTGGATACATTATGTGATATAGATGTTTCACATGCCAACATTCATGTGGGTTAAGATCTGGAGTCCTGATGTGAGAGGAGCCTTTTGTGAAAAAGATTATCATTAATTATTTCAGTGTCAGCCCCATGCTGTCTATATAATCTAGGTTGGGATGTCAAAACTGCCAAAGTTTGATGAACCTGGGAATATTTTCAGACCCAACTCCATTTATAACAGAACGGttgctcagattttttttctttttaacaaaaacaactttCTGGTATTTTTGTACATTGCCAAAAGATAGCAAAAAATAACAAGGCACAGACAGTTCTCACAAGTGGGAATAACTAACTATTTCTCTTTAACTGTGTGTCTCAGGGACCTCTTGATggcagctggcagagggcagaagggttataGGAATCCCCTGGGTGTGGTATTTACATTCTAGCTCATCAGACTGTCATGTGAGGTCTCCagtgaaagcctgtgtcacatgGAAAATGCATATATGGATGATGTGTAAGAAGTTATGTATATAAATGGAAAATTATGTTAAGATCTGTGTCGAGGGACTGGTCACCAGAAATGGTGAAAAATAGATTAACATTTTGTGTCTGAAAGAAAACCATCTATCTGTTTTCATGTAACTTAAGTATTGTATAGCTCACACTCACCAGTCTGAACCTGATAATAATGAAGGATTGTGAAATCTTCAAAGACAGaaaattaacaggaagaggtaaaCAGCAGGGTTTATCCTGTTTTGCAAACTAAAACAATGTAGTCGGGTACCATATCTGGGGTACTATAACTAGGAACCCCTAGTTATTCCTTCAATCTCTGAGGCAAGCTGTCAGTGGGCTTGATCTTATGAGAAGGGGTCTCAACCAAACAGCTTGAAAATGCCAGGGAAAGAACTTGAGGTAAGCTATCTTGCAGAAGATAGGGGAATGCCTTGTTAGCTAAGTTTAGcctctagaaagtgtgttatgattttattttatatgtaaccatctgtttccaatattcttactctcTTTCACTTGAATGTCTGTTCTTTGATGATAAACTTAATCTTGTTTTTAAGATAGATATGTGTTAAGCAAAGTGGTCATCCTGAATTGAATCCTACAAGCtggtgtactgttcctttgggaacagcaggcctggCAATTTTGTGAATGTTCAGTGGAATAGGAGTGGACCACTTCAGAGGGATGCTCGGAGGACTCAGGGTTTTGCGTGTACCTATTGCTAATCTCTACAGAGAGAGGCCTAcagaggcctggaaggcagtATTTGTattgccagaggctggtggtttcagggagctgatccataacaggcacagacaagacttcctcatgCCCTGGGTACCCCTGGGAAGTATCACACTCTCAATCTCTTTGTGTCAAACTTAATGTCACTTTAGCTTTTGCATTCCAACTGCAATTGTGACAATCAACCCACTTAGATGTGGTGCCATTCCTTTTAGTGAAAGGAAAAGAGCACGTCGTACGGATGGGTAATGATCAACACACATTAAAGAATTCTATAAAAATCTAATAATAGACTGTAATAATCTTAATGGAGCCCAAAAATTTAGGAGTGTTTCCAACCATATTATGGGATCCCATCTCAGCTCACCGGGGGATCGCCCAACCttcagcagcacagagccagcataGCAACTCCCATGCAACCCTTGCAGCTAGTGTAAGGGAATAGGTGAGCGATGGTGGGGCTGGTGTATCAActcctggggggaagggggaggcatAGGTAACTGATGAATGTTGTCTCTTAGGGTGATCTAACTGATGCGGAGGGATCGGTCTAGCACTCAGCCAGCCCAGGCGCAGGGAAGTATAAACATGGCTTAAAGCCATGAGTTACACAGTGCACTTCTTAGCCGTAGCTGAGTCTGGGTCCTTGATTTAATTCCTGATTTCATTAGGGACTTTTTATTTAGGATTTTTAGAAGGTCTAGAAATGGTTTTCAAATTAGGATCAAACTCCCACTTTCTAATAGCAGAAAACTGATATAAACAAGACTACTGCATGCACCAGCCAACAAAACTCTGGGGCTCAATTCTGTTCGCTGGCCTGCAAGATACAAGGCTCCACTTGCCTATAGGCAGCTGAGGACAATTGAGGATGATTGTGAACTCCACCGTGCTTGTACTGTGGCTAAGTTTTATAAACTTTGGATTATAGTAGCATTTATTTATCTTTTCAGCCACTTGGAAATTGATTTCATACTTATTGCACATTtttctgcatttcagtgggaATGTGTGTGATACTGACAGTGTTGAATTGCTCGGCATTTTGATTAGCAAATACTTACAAATTttgcccagctcccagtgagaCCATGGCAAGTATTTTGCACCCTTTAGTATACAGGTAAATCTTATACATTCTCTGTGGACAAGTTCATACACCTTTGAGTTTCTCCAGTTTGCCCTCTTTGAAAACCCCAAAGCACCCAGCAGTTTCTGGAAaccccttttaaccagttataaCTGCAGCTCCAGAACCTTGTCTATCAGCCACTTCACCTTCCGCATGCTGTTTCACATACAACTAAGTTCAGGAAAATCTTCTGGAGTGGAGGCCTAAATAGTATGTGAAACTAAAGTCCTGagctgatttcttttaaattaataaatccatttattaaaaaaaattctttaaattagtatttgttgttgttttttgtttttcctattgGTTTGTGGAATGGATTGTTTGTACACGCTAACTGCCAGAAgtgcccagggagggagagaaacattCCTTTTTCAGGAAAACACAGTCATAGCAGAGCCAGGCTGGTGACTTTCTCACAGGTCACATCCATCAACCCACTCAGACAGGTCTCGCCCTTTGCAGTGCATTGTCCAGTCCTCCCTGAGGAAGGAAAAGGCAAAGAGTGAATAttaggttttattatttttaataataatacattatgTTTCTCTAATGTCCCTTGCAATAGAGAAGAGACGGGAATCTGTTGTAGTAAACCCTGGAAGAGGATTCTTCTTTCAGGATGTTGGACGCACAGAGACCCTGAAGCTCCCTGGATCTTTCATCTCACAGACAGAGGAACAcagcctgtgctgtgcagtgtgTTACCACACTAAGTCTATCTAAACTTGGGCTGGACTAAGCAATCATAAGGCTAGATTCTgtcactgtgacaaagtgggactgttcttaatgtttcctctgaatactgtgtgggtgcctcagtttcccctatgcatttcttaagtctttAGGGGGTGAGagtgttgcagagcaaagggcgaGTGCACATAAATGGCTGACACGCtatctcctggcaactaatggccgagtcccttccccccagcaagGAGATAGCTAAagatgttggagaacaaagaactCAGGTGACCTCCTAGCCCGGGAAAGGAACAaagccagaggaggagggacTGGAGAGTCAGTTTGGAGCTAGCTGGGGATGAGGCGTGAAGTGCAATCATGGTTATCTGGCTcgctgcccccagaatggacctggttGAAgagtcctgttctctgtacttgcaagctctgttttagaccatgttcctgtcatctaataaacctctgttttactgcctggctaagagtcacatctgactgtgaagtgggggtgcaggaccctgcgGCTTCCCCAGGACCACCAGGGCAGCcttgctgtgggaagtgcacagaggggcagaagTTGCTGAATGCTcaaaggtcagacccaggaaggtggaaaccgtgtgagcttcttgccctgctcACAGAGAgaagacttcaccagagtcctgactggctttgtagggagcagttcctgAGCATTGCCCGGGAACTCCGTGATAGTCACCCTTACCCACATTGAATAGTACCTCTCTGATGGAACAGCCCCACTGAAATGAAACCCAAGGAGTAAGGTACTCCTCAGTGTCAGGGCAGCAGAATTAAGCTCATTGAATAGCTAGTCGACCATGCTGCAGTAATTTCCATGCCAAAGGATCCCTAAGTAATTTACGATCTACGTAGCATAcagaaattacctcacccactcttACATACTGCTGCCTCTGTGGTGAAATATGCACAGCAACACCCTACCGCAGGAAGAGCTGAGGGATAATGTAGCCCTGAAACTACAGTGGGGAAACCTGAAAACAGAATGGATGGCTCCCCAAATTGGAACTTAGTCAGGAACTTAGTTCACACATCTATTTTTGTACAAAGTGCTATGGGTCTTGTGATAACTCCATATTTATATGTGCTTTTGAATTTTTCTCTGCCCTCCTTTCTCGATCTCTATTTGTTTATTACTCTGTCTTTATCAAGATTTATACTCCTTAATCAGGACTTGGGGCTCCCctatgttaggcactgtacatcCTAAAAAGACTCCCCCTTGCCAAGGAAATTCCAATCTTAGCAtaggacaagagacaacaggtggaggAAAAACAAAGTCGGGGCAGACAAGGGAACATGAAATCACTATGGCTGGTATAATGAGTAGCAGTCTCAGCCTGCCAACTGCATAGCTATTGTGTAGCTATCGTGGCAAAGGTGAGCCTTAAAGATGCCAGTGTAGTGACCATGTGAATGGTTagtgtccctttatgcttcatttttgtcttgttttgtccaACATTTGTTCCCCTCTGTTCCTTTCTCTATAGTCTCTCCTAAATGGTTTCTCTTAATTGAAATTAGGCAATATGAGTTTGTTTATCAGTCACTGTCCATTCACCAAGTTCTAAGGCTGTATTGTGTTTACTTGTATTGTTTCAGCATTAAACTTAAGCTAAGGGCAAACATTCACAATCACAAATGCATGTCTGTATTTCCAAAGAGAATCTCCGAGGGCGCCCCTTACCAGGCATCCATTCCTTGTGGGTCTCGCACAATTCTTTTGGCACAGACGATGTCATCCGTTATGTCATTTGACAGCAAGTCtgcaaaggaaagagagaagcatGAATGGGGATTTCCCGTGTAAAACCTCAGTATAGTGCACCCAAATATAAGGGGAATGGCTGTTCAGCTGTGCACCCTGCTGGCCAGCCTTTGTCGTGCTCCCCCAGTGGCATTCCAAAGGTGCTGCTTGCTTGTGCAATTGCGGAGCTGCAGTGTTGAACTGggctctccttttcctccttgctGCACTCTCAGAGCAGGGAGAGTGAGGGGAACCTAGagcattaccactacaaacagttatttttctctcctgctgacaacagctcaccttaactgatcactcttcttATAATGTGtatagtaacacccattgtttcatgttccctgtgtgtgtatatatatatcttccttctgtattttccactacatgcatctgatgaagtgagctgtagcccacagaagcttatgctacaatgaatttgttagtctctaagttgccacaagtactcctgttctttttggaaGGGTAAGGTAAGGTAGGGAAACAGTGATGGGATGGGGGAATGGGCTGAAGAGAACATGGTGGTGGgcagaaggaactggagtgggaGAAAGACATGAGGCCAGGCTGAGGGAATGAGTGAGAGGCAATGAGAGAGAGGGGGGCAGAGGTTGCTAGAGGAGAGAACCTGTGAGGACAGTTAGATTTAATGTAAGAAAGAGTGAGGGAGGTGCATGGGAGAGTGAACACACGAGTGATAATGGGAAcatggggctggaggggctgagctcaTAGGGATTAAACTTGCGCTCACTGAACCTATCAAGCCACACAAAGAGAAAAGACTCAGGGATCATTGCTGGGTAGCTGAGAGATCCAAGGGCCCTGCCCTACCCAGAAAGGTCAAGAGGAGAATCCTCTCAGCATACATGGTAAAAAGCAGGTACCTCCCACCACAACCTGCCAGAGACAGCACTGCACCCTCTGCTACTTTCCATTGAACTGAGCATCTGGTGTGTTGGTTGGAACAGGAGAGtgggagtctggactcctgtATTCTGTTCACAGCTCCACCATCCTGCATTGTCTTGGTCATATCAATTAGCCCTTCAGTGTAATCAGTGTAATAACACTGTTCCCACCGGTGAGCCAGGAGGTTGAATTAATTCAAGTGTCCGACATAGTTTGATACGCTCAGGTGAAAAGCAGAGTTTATTATCCCATGATATGTCTTGTGTGTATTCCTGCCAAAGGGGACTGTACTTCATTCTGCCAATCCTCTCTGGGACGGGTCTGAACCTgccttcccaccccagcccaggcagTATGGTTCCCAGGGGGAAAACATTACTGTGGCTGTACCTGGGTGTCCACCTTAAAAGTGGGAAGTTCCCATGATGGAAGTGGTTCCACATGACAGGTGATACGGCCCCAGGCTGTTATCTTTCCCAGGTAACCACCACATAGCTAGTGATGACAAAGTGTGTTTTCTCCATCTCAGCCTGACCCAATTCAGGGCTACCTACTCTCCACCCAgatcccagccctgcagggagccCTCCACAGGGTCTTAGAAAGGGGGGCTGGTACCATGGAGATGGCTCACCCCCTCTTCCATGCAGGGAGGAATGATAGCTGTGTGTTAATTTTTAACTGAGGAATGAAGAGCAGCTATGACATGGGCAGGAATCCTGCAGCGGCTCTTGCCACTCTTGGGGGTGGGGTTAGGGACAGTACCAGTGCAGGGTATGTGGCAGAGATTCTCAGTGGGGCTCCGGTAGTTGTTGCACCAGACACGGCTGTTGATCTGGAAGATGCCATAGTCCGTGCTGCCATCTGCATTGTCGTCCTCTGCTGCCGAATTGAAGCCGCTCTCAAAGAATGCCATGCAGATCCCTGATGCGGGAAGAGAACATGCTCAGTGTCCACAGCAGAGGGTGTCCACAGAAACAGGGGCAACTTGGGGGAGCATGGAAAGGCAGAGCCCTGGAGAGGAGGGAAACAACATGCAGAGGCAGACAGataggaggagtgggggaaaggcagcaggaataAGAGAGTGGCAGAGAGGATGAAAGAGTGAAGAGAGTTTGGCGTGAGGGGAAATTGGGGAGAAGTGTATGTGTGAGAAGGAGGGAGCACTAAAACTCACAGTTGGCAAGGCTGTAACCCTCGTACCCATCCAGCCCTTCTTCATGAAGCATATAGGCTAGTTCACATCGGCTAaagatttttgctttgtttgCCGTGATCAGGCAGCCAAGCAGGGAGAGAAGTGTGAGCGCCTTCATTTTTTGCCAGAGAATGGGGAACCTTGGTTCCACCTGTGAGGAAAAAATACAAGAGCTAACTATCAGAGGGG from Chelonoidis abingdonii isolate Lonesome George chromosome 2, CheloAbing_2.0, whole genome shotgun sequence includes:
- the LOC116815638 gene encoding sperm acrosome membrane-associated protein 3-like, which gives rise to MKALTLLSLLGCLITANKAKIFSRCELAYMLHEEGLDGYEGYSLANWICMAFFESGFNSAAEDDNADGSTDYGIFQINSRVWCNNYRSPTENLCHIPCTDLLSNDITDDIVCAKRIVRDPQGMDAWEDWTMHCKGRDLSEWVDGCDL